The DNA region ATGCTGAAGGAGGGTAGAACTGTGTTTgaaagctttcccacattctGGGCATTCATGAGACCTGTCTTCAGTGTGGAATTGCTGGTGTCGGTTGCGGTAGGACCTGGTGGTAAAGGTTTTCCCACACAGGCTGCACTCATAGGGCCGCTCTCCAGTGTGAACTTTCCAGTGCTGATACAGGCCAGAACGGGTCACATAAGTCTTCCCACATTGCTCACATTCAAAAGGCCTTTCTCCAGTGTGAACTCTCTGGTGAAGAATGAAGCTACTGTTATATTTGAAGAACTTCCCACATTCCCTGCACTCATAGGGCCTTTCTCCATTGTGAACTTTCCGGTGTCGAATGAGGGTGGACAGAACgctgaaggccttcccacatttGCTGCACTCATAAGgcctttctccagtgtgaatcCTCTGGTGCAGAGCAAGTGCATCTTTGCGGTTGAAGGTTTTACCACATTCACTGCATTTAAAAGGTTTTATGCCTGTGTGAACCTTCTGGTGCTTCCTCAGTTTAGAAGGGTAactgaaggccttcccacactcaTCACACACATGGGAtgtttctccagtgtgaattcttccGTGATTAATATGAGTTGATTTCTCCTCAAAGGCAGTTCTGCCTGTTTGGTACCTGAAAGGTTTCTCTTCAGAATGAGTTATCAAGTGGTCGAGGAGAGCAAAGGCCTTCAGGAAGCTTCTCCCACAGCTGCTGCACTTGAAGGGTTTCTGAGCAGCATCGACTCTCTGCTGCTGTCCACAGCTGGAGCTGGATGGGAAGACTGCTCTGTGCCTAGTGCTCCTGCACAGCTTCCCAGGGGTGCCCTGGTGCTGGAGGAAGCCTGTGGTGACTGGGCCATCCTTCACAAACCTCTCAGACACAAAAGGCTTCTCTGACAGGTCGACTCTGCAACTCTTCACTTGCTTGGGAGGCGCATCCTCATCCTTCATTCTACACAGACAACCTGAAGTCAAGAAAAAGCCCGTTGCTGGAGTTGGGCTGGAAGGCAGGTACCTTCATCACCAGTGCACATCACACCTTCCCAGAAGGGACTCCAAAGAACTGCTATGAGTTGCTGGGAAAGGTCTAGAGGAAGAAAGGCTGGACAAGCAGAACTGGGCTCTACTGACCACAGAATCAGGAAGACCTGGATGGAGATGAGGACACAAAATGGGGTGCAACGCAGGGAAGAAACCTGTGGTCACCAAGACACTTGTATCCAAAGGTTGTCAGCAGGGCCTTGGATGCTGGTGACAGTGAGCACTGTGAAGAGGCAGGTGTTTGTGCCAGCAAAACTGACTACGAAACAGCAGCTGGTCTTCAAAAAACATTTAAGGATAGATACATATCTCACAGGCCACTAGGTGAGGTTATCTAAAGCCTGAGAGTCATGGTACGGAAGGCAAAACTGCACAGTGTCccaagggaaaaggaaggagggaagaaggtaCAGTCACTGACCTCAACACAAAATGCCAGTGTACACAGGTATCCAGCAGGCCATGAGGCTGTCAATGAAACCAAGGCATCCCCCTGCTCCACCaaggaataaattaacaaaagaagtgaagtTTTGTACACTGAAAACTTAAGGTGTTGAAAAAACACTAAAGAACTATATAAACGAGAAGACACCCCACATTCTCTGATCTACAAGACTTACGATGGCAGTATGCCCCAGAATGATTCAAGTTCATGCTCCGGCCTGGTCCAGGGAGGGCCCTATAAAATTTCTTGTGGAAAAAGAAAGCACACCTGGAGCCAGGAGGGACATGTCCTCAGCAGTAAAAGGGCCAGAGAGTCAGAGGTGTGGGGGATTCGGGGGTCAAACAGTGAAACAGTTGCCCCCCCAAATCCTGCGCCACGAGGCTCTGGAGCCACAGGTGTTTACAGGCTGCCAAGATGCTGCtcagaaagaggcagagaaagggcACAAGCAGGCCTAGCTCTCTCAAAACCTAGAGCAGGGACCCTGGGGAGGAGCAGCCCTGTGGTCCAGCTTTAGCGTGGACAGAAGTCCAGGGGGAAAGGGCCGAGGTGTCAGTGTGCTGGGGGTGAAGGGGAGACTTACCCAGTGAGCTAACGAGCGCAaagttctccagcatcacatcACGGTACAGGCCCCTCTGGGTGGCAGTAAGGAGACCCCACTCCTCCCAGGAGAAATGCACGGCCACATCCTCAAACATCACCGGGCCCTGCAATGGCGGATTCAGCTGAGACCTGAGGTCGACCAGTGGTGGGGGAGAGATGTCTTTTGCACTTTGCACACATCCAGGTCCTCGCCGGTGTCTCAAATCGCTCACGGGCATTATTTTTCCTGTGAGCTCAACCTTCCCCCAACACACAGACCCTCATACCTCTCCTCTTCCAGGACCCCCACCTCAGCAGGATCCGTCCGACCCACAGCGGCGACAGGCGGCGACCCGACAGGCGCCCGCCGCCACACGCACAGGCCCCGGCCCATCTCTCGCCGGCCGACGGCCCTCGGAGGCGCCACCTGCCCGCGCAGGTCCCCGACCCGGGTCCAGGGCGCGGACTCCACCGCCTGGCCTCCCCGCTGCCTCTGCCTGGCGGCCGCggcccccctcctcctcccgcACCGGGCGCTCCCCTCGGCCCGTCGTCCTCGCTCACAGACGCTGCCGGTCCCGGCGCTCACCTGCGCTGGGCCGGCCATGGGAACCGGTGCGCCAAGTGGAAACCTCCCGTTACCTGCCCTCCAGAGCCGCTCTCCCGCGCCCGAGCACTCGCGAGTCTTCCCGCCGGGGCCGGGCGGCCACTCCCGGCGCTCGGTCCCGCTCGCCGCGGCCGCCCCCGGCCGGCCCCCCATGCCGGAAGTCCCGCCCCGCCGCGCGGCCCTGGCCTGGGCGCCGCCGTCTCCGCCGCAGCACCCCGCGCCCCGGGATCGGCGCCGGGGGTGGCCAAGGCGACAGAGGAGGGCGCGGACTACATTTCCCACAAGCCACCGCGCCGCGCGcccgtccgtccgtccgtccggGCCTCTCAGGCCAGCGGCTGCGCCCTGGACGGCGCTCCGGAGGCTCCCGAGCCTCGGAACCGGGAATCTCGGCCTTCGTGACTCGTGCGGTGAGCAGCCGGTCTTCAAAAACCATTGAAGGTCCCAGGTCCTGGAGGTCGCATTGCTGGGGTGTCGCCGGGTCGCCCCCTGGGCGTAGCGTCCGCTCTGAAAGTCTAGGCTTGGGGTCCCGGGCAGGAGAGGATCGGAGGAAGATCGGCCGTCGGTTCCCCGCAGCAAAAGCGACAGATGACCGCTGGTAGGCCACTGAGGGGTGCCAGGGAGTCCCCCCTGCGCTTGTCCTCAGCACAATAGGCTCCGAGCCTACCCCATTTCCAGACATGGTGTCATTTCAGAATCGGGGTCTGTCGAAGGAGGGGTGGCACGTGGTTGAGTgtctttggagacagggtcttggatATATCAAAGTCAGGAGGCTGTCCCTAATTGAGACCTACTCATGGTCGTGGCCCTGTGTCTCCTGGAAGGAGCAAGGCTCAGAGGAGCATCTGCCTGGGGCTGATGCTGAAGAACTGTGCACTCATGACTTCAGTGCTCACCGTTTTCCTCTGCTTTTCCGGTGTTGCCCTTGGAAGTTGCCACTGGTGCTGGGATGAAGGCACTGCCACCTCCTATTCCTAGCGGCTACATGAGCATCCTCACACATTCTACCCTGGGGTCCTGGGTGGTCAAGATCGGGGGTACAAGTCTAAATCTTCACAGCAGATGATGTCCAGCTCAGTCACTTTGTACAAAACGTCAGGCCCTGCCTGTACTAACATGGTCAATTTTGGGTCTACTGTACTCTTCCTGGGCGGTCTCCTGGACGTTCAGTTTGTGAAGTTCAGTGTTGTGCTCAATGTACAGCTTATTCTTACCCTCTGGTGTTTGTCCCAGGGTGTATTGGCCTCTGCTGGGCAGTATTCTTAAAAATCTGTCATCCCCAAGGTCTGGCTGCTTCAACATTCCACTACCAAAATCAGCTGTGGCAGACAGACCAAAAGGAGACCTGTCCCTGGTGACCATCCCTCAAGGTGGGTTGATCTCACATCTGCTTCCTGGTCCATGCTGTCTCAGATCTTGGTGAGTCCCTGACtcctgatttatttttccatcctCTTGATAGCTCTCTGAGTCTAGTCCCCTGGCTGTGCCCCTTCTCTCTTAGAGCTCAGCTGTGCAACATTCACCTTTCCTTAACTGTCCTGATCATCATACATCCTCTGATAATCCTTGCAGCCCTATTCCTCAGTGACACCTTATTGTCTCCAGTGGAGGTGGGCACAGGTGAAACTGCCCCAGTTCATGGTCAGTAGCCACATACTGACATAGGTGGGTTGTCCCACCTGGAGTGGACTTTCACCAGCTTATTCATACCCCACAGGATTGTCACCTTTAAGCTCCATGAGTTTACCCAACTGGAGTACAGTCAAAGGCACTGATTGATGATCTAGAtagaattgaaaccagggataGCACGAGAGGTTCAGCTGTGGAGATTGCAAGTGGTGGGGGGAGTCTCCCTGGGGTCTTCTTATACTGGTACCTGAGCTGTCCTTCTCGTGTCTGAATGCCAAGGTCACTAGCCTTGCCAACTTTCAATCTTCCTCCTGATCTGCTGGACAGTCTACCTTCATACCTGCTTACTGATTCCTGTAACTGTCCTCTGacttgtttttggtactgggtattgaacccaggagcactttaccactgagtcctgttttttttttatagggtcttgctaagttgctgaggctggcattgactTGTGATCCTGCCAGAACCTTCTGAATCACGGGAGTTACAGGTGTTTGTTTCCCACTGCGTTCGGCTCTCACTCCCTCTTACTGCCCAGTT from Marmota flaviventris isolate mMarFla1 chromosome 18, mMarFla1.hap1, whole genome shotgun sequence includes:
- the Znf584 gene encoding zinc finger protein 584 translates to MGGRPGAAAASGTERREWPPGPGGKTRECSGAGERLWRAGNGRFPLGAPVPMAGPAQGPVMFEDVAVHFSWEEWGLLTATQRGLYRDVMLENFALVSSLGCLCRMKDEDAPPKQVKSCRVDLSEKPFVSERFVKDGPVTTGFLQHQGTPGKLCRSTRHRAVFPSSSSCGQQQRVDAAQKPFKCSSCGRSFLKAFALLDHLITHSEEKPFRYQTGRTAFEEKSTHINHGRIHTGETSHVCDECGKAFSYPSKLRKHQKVHTGIKPFKCSECGKTFNRKDALALHQRIHTGERPYECSKCGKAFSVLSTLIRHRKVHNGERPYECRECGKFFKYNSSFILHQRVHTGERPFECEQCGKTYVTRSGLYQHWKVHTGERPYECSLCGKTFTTRSYRNRHQQFHTEDRSHECPECGKAFKHSSTLLQHKKIHVGGRP